The following is a genomic window from Bacteroidia bacterium.
TGATTAGAATTATGCTTAACAGAATAAAAAAATAAATTTTAAACAACCTCTAAAAATTAAAAATTAAAAATTGGGGGTTAGGAGTTTAAAATTTCTGCCCATTGTGTTTCTAATGTATCAAAATCAAAGTTTTTGATTAATTCCATTATTTGGATTTTAAAGGTAGTAATCAAGGGGCTTGTATCTGCAACTCCGGTAATGATATGTTTCATTTCTTCAAATTTACCGACTAATAATGCTTGTTCAAATTCTTTAAGTGTCTGTATATCAATATGATTTTTGATTTCTTTTAGGTTGATTTCTACTGTATTAGAGGCTGTTCCTTTGTTTAACTCAGGGGTTGTTGTTTCTTCATAGAGATATTCTATGTTTAACATTTTTCTCATTTCTTCCAGCAGGGTAGTGGGGTTGTAGGGTTTAGCTACAAATCCGTTACAGCCTTTTTCAAAATATTCCTTTTTATCTTGTTCAAAGGCGTTGGCTGTTACGGCAATAATTTTCATAATTTTTCCTAATTCCATTCTTCGGATTACTTCGGTTGCCTGAATGCCACTCATACCGGGCATCCGAATATCCATCAAGATAATATCGGGAGAATATGTTATAGCTTTATCAATAGCTTGGATTCCATTTTCTGCTAAATCGTATTCAAAACCTAAGGGTGATAATATATCTATAACCAAAGAACGATTGACGGGGTTGTCATCTACAATTAAAACTTTAATGGGCTTAGTAGATTGATAACCAATGATTTTGGCATTAGATAAATGAGTGGTTTCAAAATTACTCACTTCTTCTAATGGGATTGTGAACCAGAAAGAGGTTCCAATACCTTCGGTGCTACTTAATTCTAACGTTCCGCCCATCATTTCTATAAATTTTTTGGTAATTGCTAAGCCTAAACCGGTTCCGCCTTCTGTATTTAGGTGTTCATGCACTTGTGTAAAAGGCTCTAAAACAGCTGCAATTTTATCTGCTGGGATGCCTCTGCCGGAATCTGCAATTAAAAACTTAACGGTTTCATTTGTTTCTTTTGTTACTATGAGTTTTACAAAACCTGCTTTTGTAAATTTAATTGCGTTGCCAATAATATTAATCAGGCACTGCTTTAGTTTTTTTTCATCTGCTTTGGCAAAGTTGGGTACAGAGCCTACGATATCAAATTGGAACTCGATACCTTTTTTCTCACATTGTAGCCTAAACAGGTCATACAGCTGGTGTAGGGTAGCTTTGAGGTCAAATTCAGCTGGTTGTAATTCCATTCTGCCGGCATCTATTTTGCTTAAATCTAAAATAGAGTTGATTAAATGCAGTAAATGTTCCCCACTTTTATTAATGATGCTGATTTTTTCTTTGTGTTTAGTTCCTAAGTCATCTGCTTGGCCTAAAATTTGGGCATATCCAAGTATGGCGTTCATAGGAGTTCTTAGTTCGTGGCTCATATTGGCTAAGAACTCTGATTTCACCCGATTTGCTTTTTCCAGTTCTTGGGTTCGTTCTTGCACTTTGGTTTCAAGGTTTCGTTCAGATTCTTGCAAAGATTTATTGGTTTCATTCAGCAAATGATGAACTCTCAATAATTCTTCGTTGGAGGCTTCTAATTCTTCTACACTTTGTCTTAATTCTTCTTCTTGAGCCTGTAATTCCACGTTTTTTTGTTTAAGTTTTTCTTTGGCTATTCTTCGTTCGGTTATATCCCGAATAATAGCACTAAAAAATACTAAGTCTCCTTCAGACCAAGTAGATACAATGATTTCAAGGGGAAAAGTTGTTCCATCTTTTTTTAGGCCTATTATTTCTCCTGGGTGGTTTAATATCTTAGAGATACGTGTTTTTAAATATCTTTCTACTCCTTGGATGTGCTGTTCTTTGTATTCGTCGGGAATGATGCGCATAATTTCCTTGCCTTCCATTTCTTCTTTGGTATAGCCAAAGAGTTTTTCTGCGCCTTTATTCCATGTTAAAACAATATTTTGGGCATTGGTAGAGATTATGGCATCTGCTGAAGATTCGGTTAAAGATCGAAACCGCCTTTCGGCTGCCGCAATTGCATTTTTTTCTGCCATTAAAGTATCCTGAGTTGAGGCTAATTCTTCTAAGTTTTGTCTTAGTTCCTCTTCTTGGGCGCGTAATTCCAGATTTGTTTTATTAATTCTTTCTTCGGCTATTTTTCGTTCGGTTATATCCCGAATAATTCCGCTAAAAAACACAGCATCTCCTTCCGTCCAAGTAGATAAAATGAGTTCAATCGGGAAAATAGTTCCATCTTTTTTTAGACCTGTTATTTCTACTACCTGATTTAAAACCTTAGGGATACGTGTTTTTAAATATCTTTCTACTCCTTGTATATGTTGTTCTTTGTATTCATTGGGGATGATGCGCATAATTTCCTTGCCTTCCATTTCTTCTTTGGTATAGCCAAAGAGTTTTTCTGCGCCTTTATTCCATGTTAAAACAATATTTTGGGCATTCATAGAGAGGATAGCATTGGGAGAGGTTTCGGTTATGGCGCGAAAGCGTTTTTCGGCTGCTGCAATTGCGTTTTTTTCTGCTATCAAAGTATCTTGGGCTGAGGCTAACTCTTCTAAGTTTTGTCTTAGCTCTTCCTCTTGGGCGTGTAACTCTTCATTGGCTTGCCGAATCCGTTCTTCATTTTGTTTTCTTTGGGTTATATCCCGAATAATTCCGCTAAAAAACACAGCATCTCCTTCCGTCCAAGTAGAAAGTGTTAGCTCTATGGGAAAAAGCACGCCCTCTTTTTTTCTGCCTACAACTTCTACAGTTTTGTTCAAGATATGGGGAACGCGTGTTTGGAGAAATCTTTCAACTCCTTGAATATGCCTTTCTTTGAACTCATCAGGGATGATGTGCATGATTTCTTTGCCTTCCATTTCTTCTTTGGTATAGCCAAAGAGTTTTTCTGCGCCTTTATTCCACGTTAAAATAATATGTTTTGCATTGATTGAAATTATAGCGTCTGCTGAAGATTCGGTTAAAGAACGAAACCGTTTTTCGGCTGCTGCAATTGCATTTTTTTCTGCTACCAAGGTATCCTGAACAGCTACTAACTCTTCTAAGTTTTGTCTTAGCTCTTCCTCTTGGGCGTGTAACTCTTCAATATTATTTCTTAATGCAGTGCTCTGATTTTCTATTTCTTGGTTTCTAAGGT
Proteins encoded in this region:
- a CDS encoding PAS domain S-box protein, coding for MLDKLFGNAQNWKEKYEHENKLREQAERLLEKKAEELYLRNQEIENQSTALRNNIEELHAQEEELRQNLEELVAVQDTLVAEKNAIAAAEKRFRSLTESSADAIISINAKHIILTWNKGAEKLFGYTKEEMEGKEIMHIIPDEFKERHIQGVERFLQTRVPHILNKTVEVVGRKKEGVLFPIELTLSTWTEGDAVFFSGIIRDITQRKQNEERIRQANEELHAQEEELRQNLEELASAQDTLIAEKNAIAAAEKRFRAITETSPNAILSMNAQNIVLTWNKGAEKLFGYTKEEMEGKEIMRIIPNEYKEQHIQGVERYLKTRIPKVLNQVVEITGLKKDGTIFPIELILSTWTEGDAVFFSGIIRDITERKIAEERINKTNLELRAQEEELRQNLEELASTQDTLMAEKNAIAAAERRFRSLTESSADAIISTNAQNIVLTWNKGAEKLFGYTKEEMEGKEIMRIIPDEYKEQHIQGVERYLKTRISKILNHPGEIIGLKKDGTTFPLEIIVSTWSEGDLVFFSAIIRDITERRIAKEKLKQKNVELQAQEEELRQSVEELEASNEELLRVHHLLNETNKSLQESERNLETKVQERTQELEKANRVKSEFLANMSHELRTPMNAILGYAQILGQADDLGTKHKEKISIINKSGEHLLHLINSILDLSKIDAGRMELQPAEFDLKATLHQLYDLFRLQCEKKGIEFQFDIVGSVPNFAKADEKKLKQCLINIIGNAIKFTKAGFVKLIVTKETNETVKFLIADSGRGIPADKIAAVLEPFTQVHEHLNTEGGTGLGLAITKKFIEMMGGTLELSSTEGIGTSFWFTIPLEEVSNFETTHLSNAKIIGYQSTKPIKVLIVDDNPVNRSLVIDILSPLGFEYDLAENGIQAIDKAITYSPDIILMDIRMPGMSGIQATEVIRRMELGKIMKIIAVTANAFEQDKKEYFEKGCNGFVAKPYNPTTLLEEMRKMLNIEYLYEETTTPELNKGTASNTVEINLKEIKNHIDIQTLKEFEQALLVGKFEEMKHIITGVADTSPLITTFKIQIMELIKNFDFDTLETQWAEILNS